The Synechococcales cyanobacterium CNB genome includes a window with the following:
- a CDS encoding DUF4198 domain-containing protein, with translation MARQRAWAAALAAGLLAWCSASAFGQRVVALIADRATLAPGESATLRLATVGADGAREIAWGEAGVEWMFVRDSRSQRNHASAPVEADGKTVRVSPARAGVTMVGVDLARRVEVMGAGEFERLVERTGKKPQELETGPGKAPPRERDVRVARVESACVLVRVGGSATDIAVSKSGLATEIRSLMDPTQLLLPSDMAVRVYADGSGVPGATVIATHTASGVERRTTADDKGIAPVHLDRPGAWRLEFHHAAPARDDTADWVIYSCVLTFEAGVAAGGAR, from the coding sequence ATGGCGAGACAACGGGCATGGGCGGCTGCGCTGGCGGCGGGTTTGCTGGCGTGGTGCAGCGCGTCGGCGTTTGGGCAGCGGGTGGTCGCGCTGATCGCTGATCGGGCGACCCTCGCGCCGGGCGAATCGGCGACGCTGCGGCTGGCGACGGTTGGCGCGGACGGCGCCCGAGAGATCGCGTGGGGCGAGGCGGGGGTCGAGTGGATGTTCGTCCGCGACAGCCGCTCGCAGCGGAACCACGCGAGCGCGCCCGTCGAGGCGGATGGGAAGACGGTGCGGGTCTCGCCCGCGCGCGCCGGCGTGACGATGGTGGGCGTTGACCTTGCACGCCGGGTGGAGGTGATGGGGGCTGGGGAGTTCGAACGGCTGGTCGAGCGGACGGGGAAGAAACCGCAGGAGTTGGAGACGGGGCCTGGAAAAGCCCCGCCCCGCGAGCGGGACGTGCGCGTGGCGCGGGTGGAGTCGGCGTGTGTGCTGGTGCGCGTGGGCGGCTCGGCGACGGACATCGCCGTGAGCAAGTCCGGGCTGGCGACGGAGATTCGCTCGCTGATGGACCCGACCCAGCTGCTCCTCCCGAGCGACATGGCCGTGCGCGTCTACGCCGACGGGAGCGGCGTGCCGGGCGCCACGGTGATCGCCACCCACACTGCGAGCGGCGTCGAGCGACGGACGACAGCGGACGACAAGGGGATCGCGCCCGTGCATCTCGACAGGCCCGGCGCATGGCGACTGGAGTTCCATCACGCCGCGCCGGCGCGCGATGACACGGCGGATTGGGTTATCTACTCGTGCGTGCTGACCTTCGAGGCCGGCGTTGCGGCGGGGGGGGCACGATGA
- the lpdA gene encoding dihydrolipoyl dehydrogenase has protein sequence MHAPPYTANPPRAHRGKHPERKALRVAERHFDLIVIGGGPGGYVGAIRAAQLGMKVACVERAKLGGVCLNWGCIPSKALLSNAELMEKLHERDVWGLKLKGEVDFDWSKVIGRSRDVAAKLNKGIEFLFRKNKVEHVVGSAKIVSGAKGNQPCRVEVYDCEVQEERTDAPAKPAAKPRETLTATNVLVATGSVARDLPFAKFDHDRIWGAREAMFNKEMPKALVVVGAGAIGMEFGYFYHSFGTKVTIVEMLDRLLPVEDEDVSKAIERLYKKKGFDIRTGHLTTAVEKTKAGVKVTIAPVKDGKPDESKKETIEADRVLLAIGVKGRYDGLFDDALGLKTERDHIVTDFKPGKTANEPIDYKTSVPGVYAVGDVIGPPWLAHVASDEAIICVERIAWRNDPKKHHEPIPIDYSVIPGCTYCQPQVASVGFTERALKERGLKKGEDYEVGSYPLQAHGKAIAALHTDGFVKIIRGLPRGEILGAHIFGDQATELIAELTLARRLEATTEELIVTVHAHPTMHEAVREAALASEGKAIHM, from the coding sequence ATGCACGCCCCTCCCTATACTGCCAACCCACCGCGGGCACACCGCGGGAAACACCCCGAAAGAAAGGCTCTTCGCGTGGCTGAGAGACACTTCGACCTCATCGTCATCGGCGGCGGTCCAGGCGGCTACGTCGGCGCGATCCGCGCCGCGCAACTCGGCATGAAAGTCGCCTGCGTCGAACGGGCCAAGCTCGGCGGCGTCTGTCTCAACTGGGGCTGCATCCCCTCCAAGGCGCTCCTCTCCAACGCCGAACTCATGGAGAAACTCCACGAGCGCGACGTGTGGGGCCTCAAGCTCAAGGGGGAGGTGGACTTCGACTGGTCCAAGGTCATCGGACGCTCGCGCGACGTCGCCGCCAAGCTCAACAAGGGCATCGAGTTCCTCTTCCGCAAGAACAAGGTCGAGCACGTCGTCGGCAGCGCGAAGATCGTGAGCGGCGCCAAGGGCAACCAGCCCTGCCGCGTCGAGGTCTACGACTGCGAGGTCCAGGAGGAGCGCACCGACGCCCCGGCCAAGCCCGCCGCAAAGCCCCGCGAGACCCTCACCGCCACCAACGTTCTCGTCGCTACCGGCTCTGTCGCCCGCGACCTGCCCTTCGCGAAGTTCGACCACGACCGCATCTGGGGCGCGCGCGAGGCCATGTTCAACAAGGAGATGCCCAAGGCTCTTGTCGTCGTCGGCGCGGGCGCGATCGGCATGGAGTTCGGCTACTTCTACCACTCCTTCGGCACGAAGGTCACCATCGTCGAGATGCTCGACCGCCTCCTCCCCGTCGAGGACGAGGACGTCTCCAAGGCCATCGAGCGCCTGTACAAGAAGAAGGGCTTCGACATCCGCACCGGCCACCTCACCACCGCCGTCGAGAAGACCAAGGCCGGTGTCAAGGTCACCATCGCCCCCGTGAAGGACGGCAAGCCCGACGAGTCGAAGAAGGAGACCATCGAGGCGGACCGCGTCCTGCTCGCCATCGGCGTCAAGGGCCGATACGACGGCCTCTTCGACGACGCGCTGGGCCTCAAGACCGAGCGCGACCACATCGTGACCGACTTCAAGCCCGGCAAGACAGCCAACGAACCCATCGACTACAAGACCAGCGTCCCCGGCGTCTACGCCGTCGGCGACGTCATCGGCCCGCCTTGGCTCGCTCACGTCGCCAGCGACGAGGCCATCATCTGCGTCGAACGCATCGCCTGGCGCAACGACCCCAAGAAGCACCACGAACCCATCCCCATCGACTACTCCGTCATCCCCGGCTGCACCTACTGCCAGCCGCAGGTGGCCTCCGTCGGCTTCACCGAGCGAGCCCTCAAGGAACGCGGCCTCAAGAAGGGTGAGGACTACGAGGTCGGTTCGTACCCTCTCCAAGCCCACGGCAAGGCCATCGCCGCACTCCACACCGACGGCTTCGTCAAGATCATCCGCGGCCTGCCCCGCGGAGAGATCCTCGGAGCGCACATCTTCGGCGACCAGGCCACCGAACTCATCGCCGAACTCACCCTCGCTCGCCGGCTCGAAGCGACGACCGAGGAACTCATCGTGACCGTTCACGCCCACCCGACGATGCACGAGGCCGTCCGCGAAGCCGCCCTGGCCAGCGAGGGGAAGGCGATCCATATGTAG
- a CDS encoding aspartate-semialdehyde dehydrogenase: MLREGLIAVVGATGAVGREALTILAERNVPASRVRALASERSHGLRVRYGVGDVGVGTLGERSFEGVGTAVFAADAETARRIVPAALGAGAFVVDNSSAFRADPAVPLVVPEINGGAVTDSTRLVANPNCSTTILLLALEPLRRAFGVVAIDVATYQAVSGAGLAGIEALLRETREGIATLDREGSAIGWTLQGGGAGGVFAEPCAFNVFSHDSAVDDTTGVNGEERKMIDETRRIWADAAIRVTPTCVRVPALRAHTQAITVTLGRPACENEVLDALAGGRGLEIVDDRGANSFPTPRKAAGRDEVLVGRVRPDPGEAAGQGRARRRWCLLASGDQLRKGAALNALQIAGLSPVPATV; this comes from the coding sequence ATGCTGCGTGAGGGGCTGATCGCGGTCGTCGGAGCGACCGGGGCAGTCGGGCGCGAGGCGCTGACCATCCTGGCGGAACGAAACGTGCCGGCATCGCGCGTCCGCGCCCTGGCAAGCGAGCGGTCGCACGGGCTACGCGTCCGCTACGGCGTGGGGGACGTCGGCGTCGGCACGCTCGGCGAGCGGTCGTTCGAGGGCGTGGGCACGGCCGTCTTCGCTGCGGACGCGGAGACCGCACGCCGCATCGTGCCTGCCGCGCTCGGTGCCGGCGCGTTCGTCGTGGACAACTCGTCGGCGTTCCGGGCCGACCCGGCCGTGCCGCTGGTGGTGCCTGAGATCAACGGCGGCGCCGTGACAGACTCGACGCGGCTCGTCGCCAACCCGAACTGCTCGACGACCATCCTGCTGCTCGCGCTCGAACCGCTGCGGCGCGCGTTCGGCGTGGTGGCGATCGACGTGGCGACTTACCAGGCCGTCTCGGGCGCGGGGCTGGCCGGGATCGAAGCCCTCCTGCGCGAAACACGCGAGGGCATCGCCACGCTGGACCGCGAAGGGTCGGCGATCGGCTGGACGCTGCAGGGCGGCGGCGCGGGGGGTGTGTTCGCCGAGCCGTGCGCGTTCAACGTCTTCAGCCACGACTCCGCGGTGGACGACACGACGGGCGTGAACGGCGAGGAGCGGAAGATGATCGACGAAACGCGGCGCATCTGGGCAGACGCCGCGATCCGCGTGACGCCGACGTGCGTGCGCGTGCCCGCCCTGCGCGCTCACACGCAGGCAATCACGGTCACGCTGGGTCGCCCGGCGTGTGAGAACGAAGTTCTCGACGCGCTGGCGGGCGGGCGCGGGCTGGAGATCGTGGACGATCGTGGCGCGAACTCGTTCCCGACGCCGCGCAAGGCCGCGGGACGCGACGAAGTGCTCGTCGGCCGCGTGCGCCCCGACCCCGGCGAGGCTGCGGGGCAGGGTCGTGCGCGTCGCCGCTGGTGCCTGCTGGCGAGCGGAGACCAGTTGCGCAAGGGGGCGGCGTTGAACGCGCTGCAGATCGCAGGGCTGTCGCCCGTGCCCGCGACCGTCTGA
- a CDS encoding serine/threonine-protein phosphatase gives MSRAAAGRRHDARSTPRPPRYALAMPDATAQGPRTMQCLEVWGGNRAVDHAVNMPGLDAWVFSRPVEGDAEGGDIHYLSSCVTGRVIRLLVADVSGHGAAVADAAERLRQLLRRYVNYVDQRRFVADLNREFVGLARIGQFATASVATVWTPTSDLAITSAGHPPAALYRAARGAWEFIAPPPDTAVAASDIPLGIEDATFGQVRVHLGRRDLTLFYTDAVTEMPTADGRLLGQAGLLDLLARLDASRPEALIPALLGALADRAGGRDAVDDMTLLLVRPNEHRPRASVLSGVGTVVRIARDVGSALVRRDRPLSLPEINTTNVLGAFFDRANHTGRDRDEPSE, from the coding sequence ATGTCGCGTGCCGCCGCAGGTCGGCGGCACGACGCCCGCTCGACACCCCGCCCGCCACGCTACGCTCTGGCCATGCCGGACGCGACCGCCCAAGGCCCGCGCACCATGCAGTGCCTCGAGGTGTGGGGCGGGAACCGGGCCGTCGATCACGCCGTCAACATGCCCGGCCTGGACGCCTGGGTCTTCAGCCGCCCCGTCGAGGGCGACGCCGAGGGCGGCGACATTCACTATCTCTCGTCCTGCGTCACCGGCCGCGTCATCCGCCTCCTCGTCGCGGACGTGAGCGGGCACGGCGCGGCCGTCGCGGACGCCGCCGAGCGCCTCCGCCAACTCCTCCGCCGCTACGTCAACTACGTCGATCAACGCCGATTCGTCGCGGACCTGAACCGCGAGTTCGTCGGCCTGGCCCGCATCGGCCAGTTCGCCACCGCCTCCGTCGCCACGGTCTGGACGCCCACGTCCGACCTCGCGATCACCTCCGCGGGCCACCCGCCCGCCGCGCTCTACCGCGCCGCGCGAGGGGCGTGGGAGTTCATCGCCCCGCCCCCCGACACAGCCGTCGCGGCGTCGGACATCCCGCTCGGCATCGAGGACGCCACCTTCGGGCAGGTGCGCGTGCACCTAGGCAGGCGCGACCTCACGCTCTTCTACACCGATGCCGTCACCGAGATGCCGACCGCCGACGGACGCCTCCTCGGCCAGGCCGGCCTGCTCGACCTCCTCGCCCGCCTCGACGCGTCACGCCCGGAAGCCCTTATCCCCGCCCTCCTCGGCGCGCTCGCCGACCGCGCCGGCGGCCGCGACGCGGTCGACGACATGACGCTCCTCCTCGTTCGACCCAACGAGCACCGCCCGAGAGCGTCCGTGCTGTCGGGTGTCGGCACGGTCGTGCGCATCGCACGCGACGTGGGGAGCGCGCTCGTCCGCCGCGACCGCCCGCTCTCGCTCCCCGAGATCAACACGACCAACGTGCTCGGCGCGTTCTTCGACCGCGCGAACCACACAGGACGGGACCGCGACGAACCGTCCGAGTGA
- a CDS encoding phage portal protein, with the protein MSFRIDDVSGIEGGAIAALIEEHESLVRPRLEMLWRYYRNPMDAAAGTSGAGRRLAQRAGLPPRLVGRPPDDDDRAGDREVVIENDIAWRIHTMVDFMFGKPVRILSAARDAATRERVERILDAVWEASGGVALLQDFALLGHVYGHADLVLRLDEAGLRLLGRRGTPPDAGEIAEHARIELVEPTRGVPVLNPSDYRRLDAYAVHFERELNEVERTRGGVFGPGTPARRRRSVVTEVITGDTRRVYDDGEIVEESTITLTAGRVPVVHVQNVSQPFRYSGLSEVEPLIPLQDELNTRLSDRASRVTLQSFKMYLARGIDGFERMPVGPGRVWSTDNPEASVEAFGGDASSPSEEAHVKEVRDALDKTSGVPPLATGVVQGRVGNLSSANALKITLVGLLGKTERKRVTYGRGIVEACAIVLGALDAAGVIEIDERDRGVRLEWPDPLPSDVLDETLAAKRKVELGVPAERVLDELGYQPSDAGVV; encoded by the coding sequence ATGAGCTTTCGCATCGACGACGTGTCGGGGATCGAGGGTGGGGCGATCGCCGCGCTGATCGAGGAGCACGAGTCGCTCGTCAGGCCGCGCCTCGAAATGCTCTGGCGCTACTACCGCAACCCGATGGACGCCGCTGCGGGGACGTCGGGCGCGGGACGACGGCTCGCACAACGGGCCGGCCTGCCCCCGCGCCTTGTCGGCCGCCCGCCGGACGACGACGACCGCGCCGGCGATCGCGAGGTCGTGATCGAGAACGACATCGCCTGGCGCATCCACACGATGGTGGACTTCATGTTCGGCAAGCCGGTGCGCATCCTCAGCGCCGCCCGCGACGCCGCGACTCGCGAGCGCGTCGAACGCATCCTCGACGCGGTGTGGGAGGCCTCCGGCGGCGTCGCGCTGCTCCAGGACTTCGCGCTGCTCGGGCACGTCTACGGCCATGCGGACCTCGTGCTCCGCCTCGACGAAGCCGGGCTGAGGCTGCTCGGAAGACGCGGCACGCCGCCGGACGCGGGCGAGATCGCCGAGCACGCGCGCATCGAACTGGTCGAGCCGACCCGCGGCGTCCCCGTGCTCAACCCCAGCGACTACCGGCGACTGGACGCCTACGCCGTCCACTTCGAACGCGAACTGAACGAGGTCGAGCGAACGCGGGGAGGCGTCTTCGGGCCCGGCACGCCGGCGCGGCGTCGGCGTTCTGTCGTCACCGAGGTCATCACGGGCGATACGCGCCGAGTGTACGACGACGGCGAAATCGTCGAGGAATCGACGATCACCCTGACGGCCGGCCGAGTGCCGGTCGTGCACGTACAGAACGTCTCGCAGCCGTTCCGCTACTCGGGGCTGAGCGAGGTCGAGCCCCTCATCCCGCTCCAGGACGAACTCAACACGCGGCTGAGCGACCGCGCGAGCCGCGTCACGCTCCAGAGTTTCAAGATGTACCTGGCCAGGGGCATCGATGGATTCGAGCGGATGCCCGTCGGACCGGGACGCGTGTGGAGCACGGACAACCCCGAGGCGAGTGTCGAGGCGTTCGGCGGCGACGCGAGCAGCCCGAGCGAGGAAGCCCACGTGAAGGAAGTGCGCGACGCGCTCGACAAGACCTCGGGCGTGCCCCCGCTGGCAACGGGCGTGGTGCAGGGGCGCGTGGGGAACCTTTCCAGCGCGAACGCGCTCAAGATCACGCTCGTCGGGCTGCTCGGCAAGACGGAGCGCAAGCGCGTCACCTACGGGCGCGGCATCGTCGAGGCGTGCGCGATCGTGCTCGGCGCCCTCGACGCCGCGGGCGTGATCGAGATCGACGAGCGCGACCGGGGCGTGCGGCTCGAATGGCCGGACCCCCTGCCGAGCGACGTGCTCGACGAGACGCTGGCCGCGAAGCGGAAAGTCGAACTGGGCGTGCCCGCCGAGCGCGTGCTCGACGAACTGGGATACCAGCCCAGCGACGCCGGCGTGGTGTGA
- a CDS encoding FkbM family methyltransferase, which produces MQFALILVLAFALGAVALGAERRHRRLRRRIARLDRREMEMLHAVKPLYAFRAEERLRAAGRAARMPVEFRSQFGEDLFLDELFAGQAEGFFVEVGAYDGYTYAVTYAFEAMGWTGLLVEAVPSLHALAAARRPGSRVVNAALSRRGSSGTASFTHLIDSRAPGGGGGGYDASSFLDDPAGRGFTKRPPRTAEERVEVPLTTMDDLLSEHSGAIDLVVIDVEGHEIALLDGFDLARFRPRVILIEDHGLGADPTLAEYLGARGYEHVCWLSYNRVLVRRDEGALLERARRIAQHTATAKTAG; this is translated from the coding sequence ATGCAGTTCGCGTTGATCCTGGTTCTCGCGTTCGCCCTCGGCGCGGTCGCGCTGGGCGCGGAACGCCGGCACCGCCGGCTGCGACGGCGCATCGCGCGGCTGGACCGGCGCGAGATGGAAATGCTGCACGCGGTCAAGCCGCTCTACGCGTTCCGGGCCGAGGAGCGGCTGCGGGCCGCGGGGCGGGCGGCGCGAATGCCGGTCGAGTTCCGCTCGCAGTTCGGCGAGGACCTGTTTCTGGACGAGTTGTTCGCGGGGCAGGCGGAGGGGTTTTTCGTCGAGGTCGGCGCGTACGACGGCTACACCTACGCGGTGACGTACGCGTTCGAGGCGATGGGGTGGACGGGGCTGCTGGTGGAGGCGGTGCCGTCGCTGCACGCGCTGGCGGCGGCGCGTCGGCCGGGGTCGCGGGTGGTGAACGCCGCCCTGTCGCGCCGGGGGTCGTCGGGGACGGCTTCGTTCACGCACCTGATCGACTCGCGCGCGCCCGGCGGCGGAGGGGGGGGCTACGACGCCTCGTCGTTCCTGGACGACCCGGCGGGGCGGGGCTTCACGAAGCGCCCGCCGCGGACGGCGGAGGAGCGGGTCGAGGTGCCGCTGACGACGATGGACGACCTGCTGTCGGAGCACTCGGGGGCGATCGACCTGGTGGTGATCGACGTCGAGGGGCACGAGATCGCGCTGCTGGACGGGTTCGACCTGGCGAGGTTCCGGCCGAGGGTGATCCTGATCGAGGACCACGGGCTGGGGGCGGACCCGACGCTTGCGGAGTATCTGGGGGCGCGGGGGTACGAGCACGTGTGCTGGCTGTCGTACAACCGGGTGCTGGTGCGCCGCGACGAGGGCGCGCTGCTGGAACGCGCGCGGCGGATCGCGCAGCACACGGCGACGGCAAAGACGGCAGGGTGA
- a CDS encoding aminotransferase class I/II-fold pyridoxal phosphate-dependent enzyme, which translates to MCHSTFDEPTPGPCTTAIHGGLAPDPQTGALVTPLVQSTTYVNEAVGVSKGHAYSRVSNPTVSALEAQLGAIEDAPPAVCFVTGLAAETALFLALLRQGDHAVLGDAIYGGTVRLFRQVFSGLGVESTFVDSSDPENVRHALRPNTRLVFIESPANPTMKLTDIAAVARIARGAGVPLAVDNTFLTPVIQRPLDLGAHVCVYSTTKHIEGHSTAIGGSVVSRDEALLERVRFIRKCTGGIQAAFQAWLTVRGVKTLPLRLRQHSENALKVAIALRNNPHVTAVNYPGLDDFPQRDLAARQHRGGLHGGLLSFEVAGGTQAAVRVLNGVRLCSLVEHLGSVETLITHPVTMTHADVPREQRLAVGITDGLIRLSVGLEEPEDVIADLERAIAEAHQGALGAHTTGVRAIEAEEERGVAPCVIR; encoded by the coding sequence ATGTGTCATTCCACCTTCGACGAACCGACTCCAGGCCCCTGCACGACCGCCATCCACGGCGGACTGGCCCCCGATCCCCAGACCGGTGCTCTTGTCACCCCCCTCGTCCAAAGCACGACCTACGTCAACGAGGCCGTGGGCGTGAGCAAGGGGCACGCCTACTCGCGGGTCTCGAACCCGACGGTGAGCGCGCTGGAGGCGCAACTGGGCGCGATCGAGGACGCTCCCCCAGCCGTCTGCTTCGTCACGGGGCTGGCCGCGGAAACCGCTCTCTTCCTCGCCCTGCTGCGCCAGGGCGACCACGCCGTGCTCGGCGACGCGATCTACGGCGGGACGGTGCGGCTCTTCCGGCAGGTGTTCAGCGGGCTGGGCGTCGAGTCCACCTTCGTCGACTCGTCCGACCCCGAGAACGTGCGGCATGCCCTTCGCCCGAACACGCGGCTCGTCTTCATCGAAAGCCCCGCCAATCCGACCATGAAACTGACCGACATCGCGGCGGTGGCGCGGATCGCGCGCGGCGCGGGCGTGCCGCTGGCCGTGGACAACACATTCCTCACGCCCGTCATCCAGCGCCCGCTGGACCTCGGCGCGCACGTCTGCGTGTACTCGACGACCAAGCACATCGAGGGGCACTCGACGGCCATCGGCGGGTCGGTCGTCTCGCGCGATGAGGCGCTGCTCGAGCGCGTGCGGTTCATCCGCAAATGCACCGGCGGCATCCAGGCGGCCTTCCAGGCGTGGCTGACGGTGCGGGGCGTCAAGACGCTGCCCCTCCGCCTGCGCCAGCACTCCGAGAACGCCCTGAAGGTCGCCATCGCCCTGCGCAACAACCCGCACGTCACCGCGGTCAACTACCCGGGGCTGGACGACTTTCCGCAGCGCGACCTGGCGGCACGCCAGCACCGCGGCGGCCTCCACGGCGGGCTGCTGAGCTTCGAGGTCGCCGGCGGGACACAGGCCGCGGTGCGCGTCCTCAACGGCGTGCGGCTGTGCTCGCTCGTCGAGCACCTCGGCAGCGTGGAAACGCTCATCACGCACCCGGTAACGATGACGCACGCCGACGTGCCGCGCGAGCAGCGGCTGGCGGTCGGCATCACCGACGGGCTGATCCGACTCAGCGTGGGGCTGGAAGAACCGGAGGACGTGATCGCGGACCTGGAGCGCGCGATCGCCGAGGCCCATCAGGGTGCACTGGGCGCCCACACCACCGGAGTGCGCGCGATCGAGGCAGAGGAAGAGAGAGGGGTGGCGCCGTGCGTGATCCGGTGA